From Gimesia panareensis, the proteins below share one genomic window:
- a CDS encoding serine/threonine-protein kinase — protein MTSQESLPEFFARPVPEGDGPETIISPLEPIPAPGAGQNSSGSQVNMARSSIWNRLFPPTTDDPEEEADTTSPSGMQLEHFVIRERIGRGGMGAVFRAIDTRLDRVVALKVLSPGQSRDAGSVKRFQNEAKAAARLDHENISRVFYIGEDQGLNFIAFEYVKGTNVREIIQSRGILPAAEAVNYALQIASALKHINKAGVVHRDIKPSNIIITPGGRAKLVDLGLARKDSDNASADLTTAGTTLGTFDYISPEQAKDPRNVDVRSDIYSLGCTLYHMLTGEPPYGEGTVLQKLLDHSGKNVPDPAAINKQLPRELSLIVQKMMASDPDERFQTPEELMFHLMQVAGKLDLRGVNPEGLVWTSPTSSRISFLEKHVGWIATAAVLLIVVILLDRYPSLDPSAVSVTQNSTPATTEPDTVVDNKTDEISPEASQPLPEPDTPVVGSLTENPAIASTTPTETGTESSVPGTTTPDKNSAASENVADNKQAEMNLDEPGKELSGIFDIPLISSPGSFRELINSEKPASNKVLLENNSEDQLALSNSSNGKKTMVPLAPAPEVKPETEPDPFPRKDANEFRKIEIPAITIINPDGTAGQDFKTLDAACAAAEDGSIIELGFTGVRKEAPIHINNKRVRIRAAKDRKPVLQFESVEEPAEGFQTHMIQIANGSLELFEVDILVDVKDLNTESWAIFSLKNAHDIRLHQVSVTCANKTRQQVAIFEMNEPINQGLDDDSMMGKRPAKESTFIEVINSVLRCDGQAFSIRETAPTRLEITNSALMIGQSLIDLVGCSNKPMEGDHLEVVLNHSTFLLGRGLAVMDSGSIPRELIPLHVSARNNIFFSRSEAPFVLMKGNTNENDFRQKLLTWRGSNNYFDRFINFWTIQSQQGTTGALSLDALDWKDIWGLSSDVNSYQMNIPWLVDREKLIKAPCSELQTAQLQFSQPTDGSPTITAVDRTNAGADLITLPELPRNPLVPKPE, from the coding sequence ATGACGAGTCAGGAATCGCTGCCCGAATTTTTTGCGCGGCCGGTTCCTGAGGGAGACGGCCCGGAAACCATCATCAGCCCGCTCGAGCCGATCCCTGCTCCCGGTGCGGGTCAAAACTCAAGTGGTTCACAGGTCAACATGGCCCGCTCTTCGATCTGGAACCGGCTGTTCCCCCCCACAACCGATGATCCTGAAGAGGAAGCGGATACGACCAGTCCTTCCGGAATGCAGCTGGAGCATTTTGTCATCCGCGAACGAATCGGACGGGGAGGCATGGGCGCTGTGTTCCGTGCCATCGATACCCGTCTGGATCGCGTCGTCGCCCTTAAAGTACTCAGTCCCGGTCAGTCCCGGGATGCGGGTTCGGTGAAACGTTTTCAGAATGAAGCCAAAGCAGCCGCCCGCCTGGACCATGAAAACATCTCGCGCGTGTTTTACATCGGCGAAGATCAGGGGCTGAATTTCATCGCCTTTGAATATGTCAAAGGGACCAACGTCAGGGAGATCATTCAGTCGCGGGGGATTCTGCCCGCTGCGGAAGCCGTCAACTATGCCCTGCAGATCGCTTCGGCTTTGAAACACATCAACAAAGCCGGCGTGGTCCACCGAGATATTAAACCGTCCAACATCATCATTACACCGGGAGGCCGGGCCAAGCTGGTCGACCTGGGTCTGGCCCGCAAAGACAGCGACAACGCTTCCGCCGACCTGACCACAGCCGGCACCACGCTGGGAACATTCGACTACATCTCTCCGGAACAGGCCAAGGATCCGCGGAATGTGGATGTGCGAAGCGACATCTATTCGTTGGGCTGCACGCTGTATCACATGCTGACCGGAGAACCTCCCTACGGCGAAGGCACCGTACTGCAGAAGCTGCTCGATCACTCGGGCAAAAATGTGCCCGACCCGGCAGCCATCAACAAACAGTTGCCTCGCGAACTCTCGCTGATCGTACAGAAGATGATGGCCAGCGACCCGGATGAACGTTTCCAGACGCCGGAAGAGCTGATGTTCCACCTGATGCAGGTCGCCGGCAAGCTGGATCTGCGCGGTGTAAACCCCGAGGGACTGGTCTGGACTTCACCCACGAGTTCCCGCATCAGCTTTCTGGAAAAACATGTCGGCTGGATCGCTACTGCAGCTGTGTTGCTGATCGTTGTGATCCTGCTGGACCGCTATCCTTCGCTTGATCCGTCTGCCGTCAGTGTGACACAAAATTCAACGCCGGCGACCACTGAGCCAGACACGGTCGTCGACAACAAAACAGACGAAATCAGCCCCGAAGCCAGCCAGCCGCTGCCCGAACCCGATACACCAGTGGTCGGCTCTCTGACAGAGAATCCCGCGATCGCATCGACGACGCCAACAGAAACCGGCACGGAATCGTCGGTCCCGGGAACCACAACGCCTGACAAAAACAGCGCTGCATCCGAGAATGTTGCCGACAACAAACAGGCGGAGATGAATCTGGATGAACCCGGCAAGGAGCTGAGTGGGATCTTCGACATCCCCCTGATCTCATCGCCCGGTTCCTTTCGTGAGCTGATCAATTCAGAAAAACCAGCCTCCAACAAGGTCCTGCTGGAAAATAATTCCGAGGATCAGCTGGCACTGTCGAACAGCAGCAACGGCAAGAAGACGATGGTCCCGCTGGCCCCCGCGCCTGAAGTCAAACCGGAAACTGAACCGGATCCGTTCCCCAGAAAAGACGCGAACGAATTTCGGAAGATCGAGATCCCCGCAATTACGATCATCAACCCGGACGGCACCGCCGGTCAGGATTTCAAAACACTGGACGCCGCCTGTGCTGCGGCAGAGGATGGCAGCATCATCGAACTGGGCTTCACCGGAGTCCGCAAGGAAGCGCCGATCCACATCAACAACAAACGGGTCCGCATCCGGGCTGCGAAAGATCGCAAACCAGTGCTCCAGTTTGAATCGGTTGAAGAACCCGCGGAAGGGTTTCAGACACACATGATTCAGATTGCCAACGGTTCGCTCGAGCTGTTTGAAGTGGACATCCTGGTCGATGTCAAAGATCTGAATACCGAATCCTGGGCCATCTTCTCCCTGAAAAATGCCCACGATATCCGCCTGCATCAGGTCTCCGTCACCTGTGCCAATAAAACGAGACAGCAGGTCGCCATCTTCGAAATGAACGAACCGATCAATCAGGGTCTCGACGATGATTCGATGATGGGCAAACGCCCGGCCAAAGAATCGACGTTCATCGAAGTCATCAACTCGGTTCTCCGCTGCGACGGGCAGGCCTTCTCGATTCGCGAGACAGCACCCACCCGCCTGGAAATCACCAACTCGGCATTGATGATCGGCCAGTCCCTGATCGACCTGGTCGGCTGCAGCAACAAACCGATGGAAGGGGATCACCTGGAAGTCGTGCTCAACCACTCCACGTTCCTGCTGGGACGCGGTCTGGCTGTGATGGACAGCGGTTCGATTCCCCGCGAACTGATACCGCTGCATGTTTCCGCCCGGAACAATATTTTCTTCTCCCGCAGCGAAGCCCCGTTTGTGCTGATGAAGGGGAATACCAACGAAAATGATTTCCGCCAGAAGCTGCTGACCTGGAGGGGGTCCAACAACTATTTCGACCGCTTTATCAACTTCTGGACGATTCAGTCACAGCAGGGCACCACAGGCGCGCTGTCGCTGGACGCGCTGGACTGGAAAGATATCTGGGGCCTCTCTTCGGACGTCAACAGCTACCAGATGAATATTCCGTGGCTCGTGGATCGCGAGAAACTGATCAAAGCCCCCTGCTCCGAACTGCAGACCGCACAACTCCAGTTCTCGCAGCCCACTGACGGCAGCCCGACGATCACCGCCGTGGATCGGACCAACGCCGGAGCCGATCTGATTACGCTGCCGGAACTCCCGCGGAATCCCCTGGTACCGAAACCCGAGTAA
- a CDS encoding FliM/FliN family flagellar motor switch protein — MSGFSQENVEAIFAQAGESMAAISDSLNQCFDTSYRLEMGESGIWSPEELDDAFRGPGLVVLFRLGDEAMAGLIPEGLPLPDWYTEPGESQSSRLQTLSMEWSMNLIPLDAGEAEEFKTYATESLLNEVMQGEPADWAALLRINVFPADAETDAEESDGQSPSAVIPVIWPLTKPPVTETAEAEPDPAPEPAATQPAQQQAAPAGAAMAASSGGQNPLNRINKLPVQAIVKLASKKIEMNQLLSICPGSLITFDKPCEDPLEMYINNQVYCLGEAVKIGENFGLKIDKVGFHKEYKTKIIEF; from the coding sequence ATGTCGGGCTTCAGCCAGGAGAATGTCGAGGCCATTTTCGCTCAGGCGGGCGAAAGTATGGCAGCGATTTCTGACTCTCTCAACCAGTGTTTCGATACGAGTTATCGGCTGGAAATGGGCGAATCGGGAATCTGGTCTCCGGAGGAGCTGGACGATGCCTTTCGAGGTCCGGGCCTGGTTGTTCTGTTTCGACTGGGCGATGAGGCCATGGCAGGCCTGATCCCGGAAGGGCTGCCTTTACCAGACTGGTATACGGAACCGGGAGAGTCGCAGTCTTCACGGCTGCAGACGTTATCGATGGAATGGTCGATGAACCTGATCCCGCTGGACGCAGGTGAAGCTGAAGAGTTCAAGACGTATGCGACAGAGAGTTTATTAAATGAAGTCATGCAGGGTGAGCCCGCCGACTGGGCTGCATTGCTGCGTATCAACGTGTTTCCGGCAGATGCGGAAACTGATGCAGAGGAGAGTGACGGCCAGAGCCCGAGTGCTGTGATCCCTGTAATTTGGCCCCTGACGAAACCGCCAGTTACAGAAACCGCCGAAGCGGAACCAGATCCAGCACCAGAACCCGCCGCCACTCAGCCTGCTCAACAACAGGCTGCTCCTGCGGGAGCAGCCATGGCAGCTTCGTCAGGCGGACAAAACCCGCTGAACCGCATCAACAAGCTGCCCGTCCAGGCGATCGTTAAACTGGCCTCCAAGAAAATCGAGATGAACCAGTTACTTTCCATCTGCCCCGGCTCCCTGATCACCTTCGACAAACCGTGCGAAGACCCCCTGGAAATGTATATCAATAACCAGGTTTACTGCCTGGGAGAAGCGGTCAAGATCGGCGAAAACTTCGGCCTCAAGATCGACAAAGTTGGTTTTCACAAGGAATACAAAACGAAGATTATCGAATTCTAA
- a CDS encoding TIGR00266 family protein: protein MQCHEVDYEIFGSDLQIVEIILDPGESVVAEAGSMNYMEEGIRFEARMGDGSRPDDGFIGKLFKAGKRMLSGESLFMTHFTNDGHEQRRVAFAAPYPGKIIAIDMSKIGGSITCQKDSFLCAALGTEVTMAFNKRLGSGFFGGEGFILQQLRGDGMAFVHAGGAVIKKKLKGETLRVDTGCIVAFTGDIDYSIEKAGNLKSMVLGGEGLFLATLRGHGTVLLQSLPFSRLADRVLAHAPAAGGSSVGEGSILGGLGDMFGDS, encoded by the coding sequence ATGCAATGCCACGAAGTGGATTACGAAATCTTTGGTTCTGACCTGCAGATAGTGGAAATCATCCTGGATCCGGGGGAATCGGTGGTCGCGGAAGCGGGCAGCATGAACTACATGGAAGAGGGGATTCGCTTTGAAGCCCGCATGGGGGATGGCTCGCGACCGGATGATGGGTTTATAGGTAAACTGTTCAAAGCAGGAAAGCGGATGCTCTCCGGCGAATCATTGTTCATGACGCACTTTACCAATGATGGCCATGAGCAGCGCAGAGTCGCGTTTGCCGCACCCTATCCCGGGAAAATCATCGCCATCGACATGAGCAAGATTGGCGGCTCGATCACCTGTCAGAAGGATTCCTTCCTGTGTGCCGCTCTCGGAACGGAAGTCACCATGGCCTTTAACAAACGCCTGGGTTCCGGCTTTTTCGGTGGTGAGGGATTCATTCTGCAGCAGCTGCGCGGAGACGGAATGGCCTTTGTGCATGCCGGCGGAGCCGTCATCAAAAAGAAACTCAAAGGGGAAACGCTGCGTGTGGATACGGGGTGTATTGTCGCCTTTACGGGAGACATCGACTACAGCATTGAGAAGGCGGGGAACCTCAAGTCGATGGTCCTCGGCGGCGAAGGCCTGTTCCTGGCGACCCTCAGGGGGCACGGCACCGTATTGCTGCAAAGCCTGCCTTTCTCACGACTGGCAGACCGCGTGCTCGCACATGCACCGGCAGCCGGTGGTTCTTCTGTTGGGGAAGGTTCGATTCTGGGTGGCCTGGGTGACATGTTTGGCGACAGCTGA
- a CDS encoding DUF3592 domain-containing protein: protein MNHQSIYRTKTRMHQVGRKLVLFIGFVFIFVGYLMAYQKGLPLLERAKASKEWPTTDGVVLESKIESHHSSNSSSSTYSPKVIYRYEVEGQKFKGDTVWFGNDVSTSDRSMSSKTVKKYPVQKNVIVYYDPAEPAVAVLEPGVFKTTYFFYLFGWLFLGLGLLMTSGILFRSLLRLFRGPTEIQQSADSAD from the coding sequence ATGAATCATCAATCTATATACCGCACAAAGACACGCATGCATCAGGTTGGACGCAAGCTCGTGCTGTTCATCGGTTTTGTCTTTATCTTCGTGGGCTACCTGATGGCCTATCAGAAGGGCTTGCCGCTGCTCGAACGGGCCAAAGCCAGTAAAGAATGGCCTACTACTGACGGCGTCGTGCTGGAATCGAAGATCGAGTCGCATCACAGCAGTAATTCCAGCTCCTCCACGTACTCTCCCAAAGTTATCTATCGCTACGAGGTAGAGGGCCAGAAGTTCAAGGGAGACACCGTCTGGTTCGGCAATGATGTGTCCACGTCCGACCGTTCCATGTCTTCGAAAACGGTCAAAAAATATCCCGTTCAGAAAAACGTGATCGTCTATTACGATCCCGCAGAGCCCGCGGTCGCGGTGCTGGAGCCCGGGGTCTTCAAAACCACGTATTTCTTTTACCTGTTTGGCTGGCTGTTCCTGGGGCTGGGGCTGCTGATGACCAGCGGGATCCTGTTTCGCTCGCTGTTGCGCCTGTTTCGGGGCCCCACGGAGATCCAGCAATCGGCAGACTCTGCCGATTGA
- a CDS encoding RrF2 family transcriptional regulator: MFSQTVEYALRAIVHLADQAPSPCTTEQIAKATKVPQAYLSKVLQSLRQSNVVHSQRGIGGGISLVKTPEELSLLEVVNAVDPICRITTCPLGLKGHGANLCPLHRKLDDAMKETESAFADTTLANILDSSTSSYPLCNEPVERMTQLGGPPIMPSN; encoded by the coding sequence ATGTTTTCGCAGACTGTTGAATACGCACTTCGAGCAATTGTCCACCTGGCGGACCAGGCTCCCAGCCCTTGTACAACCGAGCAGATCGCCAAGGCGACCAAGGTACCGCAGGCTTATCTCTCGAAAGTGCTCCAGAGCTTAAGGCAGTCCAATGTCGTGCATTCACAGCGTGGGATCGGTGGCGGTATATCACTCGTCAAGACTCCGGAAGAACTCAGTCTGCTGGAAGTCGTGAACGCGGTGGACCCGATCTGTCGAATTACAACGTGCCCGCTGGGTCTGAAAGGCCATGGTGCCAACTTATGCCCGCTGCACCGTAAGCTGGATGATGCGATGAAGGAAACAGAGAGTGCCTTTGCTGACACGACCCTGGCTAATATTCTGGACTCTTCTACCAGCAGCTATCCGCTCTGCAACGAACCGGTTGAGCGTATGACTCAACTGGGTGGCCCTCCGATCATGCCTTCCAATTAA
- a CDS encoding protoglobin family protein, which produces MKHIDEEKLEVDLSYRFQYLVEFIGITEDDLKAVHGAAGVLAPLVPTLVDAVYDQLFRYDCTKRHFVPRQSGYEGEIPESIETLTQDHEMIQFRKQHLARYLESLVTRPYDEKMVQYLDLVGKIHTPKAGSKELDVPLVQMNALMGFVSNALVSTILSLNLDRETEVKTLTAFNKLLWLQNDLITRHYQA; this is translated from the coding sequence ATGAAGCACATTGACGAAGAAAAACTGGAAGTTGACCTCTCTTACCGGTTCCAGTATCTCGTAGAGTTCATTGGAATTACGGAAGACGATCTCAAGGCAGTCCATGGTGCGGCGGGGGTTCTGGCACCGCTGGTGCCAACTCTGGTTGATGCCGTATATGATCAACTTTTCAGATATGATTGCACAAAACGACATTTTGTGCCACGCCAATCCGGGTACGAGGGCGAAATTCCTGAAAGCATTGAAACACTGACTCAGGACCATGAAATGATCCAGTTTCGCAAACAGCACCTGGCCCGCTACCTGGAATCACTGGTCACCCGGCCTTACGACGAAAAAATGGTGCAATATCTGGATCTGGTCGGCAAAATCCACACTCCCAAAGCGGGGAGTAAAGAGCTGGATGTGCCCCTGGTGCAGATGAATGCCCTGATGGGCTTCGTCTCCAATGCCCTCGTCAGCACGATTCTCAGCCTGAATCTGGATCGGGAGACCGAAGTCAAAACCCTGACCGCCTTCAATAAACTGCTCTGGCTGCAGAACGACCTGATTACCCGCCACTATCAGGCATAG
- a CDS encoding outer membrane protein assembly factor BamB family protein has product MKSVTPILFCLAGLCLLACSEAASESTVSSAEAQESTTAAPLPEVITEVSFQDARTKPTAKPGYWPHWLGPNYDGISTETDWRADWSKVPPQVLWRKNVGIGYSSISAANGRLYTMGHQKGNETVYCLDADTGEIIWQESYPAQLIDNLNAGGPGATPTIDGDFLYTNSRDGRLICFEINTGKKVWEKILPEVYDMEIPEWGFTCSPLIRGDRLFIEAGRLVALEKRTGKEIWKSKPYMPGYGTPAAFENEGTVYLAILNNECLSIAREEDGKEVASFAWPSPFDTNSTTPIIDGKTIFISSGYGKGCALLDFENQQLKARYTNRDLKNHFNNSVLYQGHLYGMDGNSNLGRIVRLTCLDQQTGKVKWREAGFGCGSLLIANGKLIILSDKGTLVTAEATPDAFKEISRFKVLDHQCWTVPVLCGGRLYCRDSAGNLACVDLRTEPTR; this is encoded by the coding sequence ATGAAGTCTGTCACCCCGATCCTGTTCTGCCTGGCAGGCCTGTGCCTGCTGGCCTGTAGCGAAGCGGCTTCCGAATCGACGGTCAGCAGCGCTGAGGCACAGGAGAGCACGACAGCTGCGCCGCTGCCGGAAGTGATCACCGAAGTTTCGTTCCAGGATGCACGGACGAAGCCCACTGCGAAACCCGGCTACTGGCCCCACTGGCTGGGCCCCAACTATGACGGCATCTCGACAGAGACCGACTGGCGGGCCGACTGGTCGAAAGTTCCCCCCCAGGTGCTCTGGCGGAAAAACGTGGGCATCGGTTACAGCTCGATTTCCGCTGCCAATGGCCGCCTCTATACGATGGGGCATCAGAAGGGAAACGAGACGGTTTACTGCCTGGATGCGGACACGGGAGAGATCATCTGGCAGGAATCGTATCCCGCGCAACTGATCGACAATCTGAATGCGGGCGGCCCCGGCGCGACGCCCACCATCGATGGCGATTTCCTCTACACCAACAGCCGCGACGGTCGGCTGATCTGTTTTGAAATCAACACCGGGAAGAAGGTCTGGGAAAAAATTCTACCCGAGGTTTACGACATGGAGATCCCGGAGTGGGGGTTTACCTGTTCGCCCCTGATTCGGGGAGACCGGCTGTTTATCGAAGCGGGCCGCCTGGTCGCGCTGGAGAAACGGACGGGGAAGGAGATCTGGAAATCCAAACCGTACATGCCCGGCTATGGCACGCCCGCGGCGTTTGAGAACGAGGGGACCGTCTATCTGGCGATTCTGAATAACGAATGCCTTTCGATTGCCCGCGAGGAGGACGGCAAAGAAGTCGCGTCGTTCGCCTGGCCTTCCCCCTTCGATACGAATTCCACCACGCCCATCATCGACGGGAAGACGATTTTTATCTCTTCCGGATACGGCAAAGGCTGTGCGCTGCTCGATTTTGAAAATCAGCAGTTGAAGGCCCGCTATACCAATCGGGATCTGAAAAACCACTTCAACAACAGCGTGCTCTACCAGGGGCACTTGTACGGGATGGACGGCAACTCCAACCTGGGGCGCATCGTCCGACTGACCTGCCTGGATCAGCAGACGGGAAAAGTGAAGTGGCGCGAAGCGGGTTTCGGCTGCGGATCGTTGCTGATCGCGAATGGCAAGCTGATCATCCTCTCGGACAAAGGGACGCTGGTCACAGCAGAGGCAACACCGGATGCATTTAAGGAAATCTCCCGCTTCAAAGTACTCGACCATCAGTGCTGGACGGTTCCCGTGCTCTGTGGAGGCCGGCTCTATTGTCGGGACTCAGCCGGAAACCTGGCCTGCGTTGATCTCCGGACTGAGCCCACACGCTAA
- the aspS gene encoding aspartate--tRNA ligase has translation MLRTHTCGELRTDHVGQTVTLAGWVIRGRDHGGLAFIDLRDRYGVTQIVFNPDRDAAMHELARTLRAEDVIQVSGEVVLRDDRENEKLATGKIEVRAHELKVLNKSKTPPFEPGTSELPNEELRLTYRFIDLRSERLQHAMLVRHRLMKLTRDYFDNQQFLEIETPILGRSTPEGARDYLVPSRVHEGAFYALPQSPQIYKQILMISGYDRYFQIARCFRDEDLRADRQPEFTQIDIEMAFVEQEDILTLIDGLMATILKDLRVEEMALPLPRYDYAEVMEKYGSDKPDLRFGLELVDIGEIAQSCDFAVFKKTMESGGRVRGLNAKGAADNYSRKDIDGLTEFVGEYGAKGLAFFKVTDEGLHSPIAKFFSDEDKQKIMEAMGAEVGDLLFFVADQCAVTSAALAALRNRLGKELKLYDPSDFKCCWVVNFPLLTYNEDEQRWDAEHHPFCQPVEEDVQYFESDPAKVRAQSYDLVINGYEAASGSVRVHDQGVQQTVFDLLGISAEEAEERFGFLLQALRYGAPPHAGAALGLDRLVMLLCGNDNIRDVIAFPKTQKAADLLSGAPSEVDPHQLRDLRIKVDIPK, from the coding sequence GTGTTACGAACACATACCTGTGGCGAACTGAGAACAGACCATGTAGGACAGACTGTGACTCTGGCGGGTTGGGTCATCCGCGGTCGCGATCATGGAGGTCTGGCTTTCATCGACCTGCGTGACCGCTACGGAGTAACCCAGATTGTGTTCAATCCGGATCGTGACGCCGCAATGCACGAACTGGCCCGGACCCTGCGTGCCGAAGATGTCATTCAGGTCAGTGGTGAAGTCGTGCTGCGGGACGACCGGGAAAACGAGAAGCTGGCCACCGGAAAAATTGAAGTCCGGGCGCACGAACTCAAAGTGCTCAATAAAAGTAAGACACCCCCGTTCGAACCGGGGACATCCGAACTGCCCAACGAAGAGCTGCGGTTGACCTATCGCTTCATCGATCTGCGCAGCGAGCGGCTGCAGCACGCGATGCTGGTGCGTCACCGTCTGATGAAATTGACACGCGATTATTTTGACAACCAGCAGTTCCTGGAAATCGAGACCCCGATCCTGGGACGCAGCACGCCAGAAGGGGCCCGCGATTACCTCGTGCCCAGCCGCGTGCATGAAGGCGCTTTCTATGCCCTGCCCCAGTCGCCGCAGATCTACAAACAGATCCTGATGATCTCGGGCTACGACCGTTACTTCCAGATTGCCCGTTGTTTCCGCGATGAAGACCTGCGAGCAGACCGCCAGCCGGAGTTCACCCAGATCGATATCGAGATGGCGTTTGTCGAACAGGAAGACATCCTCACGCTGATCGACGGCCTGATGGCAACAATCCTGAAAGACCTGCGTGTCGAAGAAATGGCACTGCCGTTACCCCGCTATGACTATGCCGAGGTCATGGAAAAATATGGTTCCGATAAGCCGGACCTGCGGTTCGGCCTGGAACTGGTCGACATCGGCGAGATCGCACAGAGCTGTGACTTTGCCGTCTTCAAGAAGACCATGGAGTCGGGGGGCCGCGTACGGGGTTTGAACGCCAAAGGTGCCGCCGACAACTACAGCCGTAAAGACATCGACGGTCTGACCGAATTCGTGGGCGAATACGGGGCCAAGGGACTGGCATTCTTCAAGGTGACCGACGAAGGTCTGCACTCCCCGATTGCCAAGTTCTTCTCGGACGAAGACAAGCAGAAGATCATGGAGGCAATGGGGGCTGAGGTCGGCGACCTGCTGTTCTTTGTAGCAGACCAGTGTGCCGTCACCTCCGCTGCTCTGGCAGCGCTCCGCAACCGTCTGGGTAAAGAACTGAAGCTGTACGATCCGAGTGACTTCAAATGCTGCTGGGTCGTCAACTTTCCGCTGCTCACCTACAACGAGGATGAACAGCGTTGGGATGCCGAGCATCATCCGTTCTGCCAGCCTGTCGAGGAAGACGTGCAGTACTTTGAAAGTGACCCTGCCAAGGTGCGTGCCCAGTCCTACGACCTGGTCATCAACGGTTATGAAGCAGCCAGCGGCAGTGTCCGTGTTCACGACCAGGGTGTGCAGCAGACTGTCTTCGATCTGCTGGGGATCTCGGCGGAAGAGGCGGAAGAACGGTTCGGCTTCCTGCTGCAGGCGCTGCGGTACGGAGCTCCTCCGCACGCCGGGGCGGCTTTAGGTCTGGACCGGCTGGTGATGCTGCTCTGTGGCAATGACAACATCCGCGACGTCATCGCGTTTCCGAAGACCCAGAAAGCAGCCGACCTGCTCAGCGGTGCACCTTCGGAAGTGGATCCGCACCAGCTGCGCGATCTGCGGATCAAAGTTGACATTCCTAAATAA
- a CDS encoding DUF6807 domain-containing protein produces the protein MKTVLSILCLFVGFSTTVSAAEGTVDIKKNGSKFSVTIDGKPFATYNTSADLPKPFFSPVRAADGTVITRSLVDPEDHPHHKGIWVAVDEVNTVDFWAEKGKIKNVGVKILKQYGNPAVMKVTNQWLGEDNKPIVTENTVISIYANRLLTYNITFTAGAKPVVFEDTKEGLFGIRLPNGMREKEEGSVVDNKGTKGTKETWGKPTEWIDYYGPLKGKVYGVTLMDSPQNYKKSRYHVRNYGLFTISPFGDHAYTNKKQPADPKHLKAGGRLNLKYGLYIHSGDTKQGKVAAAYQQFLDVTKKKMIQKKLSASSKKPAAKPAKKVAAAPQKPAAPAKEAKPKMKPVPETEAVPANNCECYQVQQPRRGLFRRLRFRR, from the coding sequence GTGAAAACCGTGTTGAGCATACTCTGTCTGTTTGTCGGCTTCTCTACCACTGTGAGTGCCGCAGAAGGTACCGTCGATATCAAGAAAAATGGAAGCAAGTTCAGTGTGACCATCGATGGGAAACCGTTTGCGACCTACAACACCAGTGCCGACCTGCCTAAGCCGTTCTTCTCTCCTGTAAGAGCTGCTGACGGAACCGTGATTACCCGTTCGCTGGTCGATCCTGAAGATCACCCACACCACAAAGGGATCTGGGTCGCCGTCGACGAAGTCAACACCGTCGACTTCTGGGCCGAGAAGGGCAAAATTAAAAATGTCGGTGTGAAGATTCTCAAACAATACGGCAATCCGGCAGTGATGAAAGTCACCAACCAGTGGCTCGGCGAAGACAATAAGCCGATCGTCACGGAAAACACGGTCATCTCGATCTATGCCAATCGCCTGCTGACCTACAACATTACGTTTACCGCGGGTGCCAAGCCCGTTGTCTTTGAAGACACGAAGGAAGGTCTGTTCGGCATCCGTCTGCCCAATGGCATGCGGGAAAAAGAAGAAGGTTCCGTCGTCGATAACAAAGGTACGAAAGGGACCAAAGAAACCTGGGGCAAGCCCACCGAGTGGATCGACTACTATGGTCCGCTGAAAGGCAAAGTCTACGGCGTGACCCTGATGGACTCGCCTCAGAACTACAAGAAATCACGTTACCACGTACGGAACTACGGTCTGTTTACGATCAGCCCGTTCGGCGATCATGCCTACACCAACAAAAAGCAGCCCGCCGACCCCAAGCACCTCAAAGCAGGCGGAAGGCTGAACCTGAAATACGGGCTCTATATTCACTCTGGAGATACTAAACAGGGCAAAGTCGCTGCCGCTTACCAGCAGTTCCTGGACGTGACGAAGAAAAAAATGATTCAGAAAAAGCTGAGTGCGTCCTCCAAAAAACCAGCAGCAAAACCAGCGAAGAAAGTGGCTGCTGCTCCTCAAAAACCGGCGGCTCCAGCCAAGGAAGCCAAGCCCAAAATGAAACCGGTTCCGGAAACAGAAGCGGTCCCCGCAAATAACTGTGAATGTTATCAGGTGCAGCAGCCGCGACGTGGCCTGTTCCGTCGCCTGCGTTTCCGCCGATAA